The Streptococcus oralis Uo5 genome includes a window with the following:
- a CDS encoding ABC transporter ATP-binding protein, producing the protein MKTLLHLQDLVKSFDHQIVLNHVSFELQPGEIIGLIGPSGAGKSTMIKTTLGMEKADGGVALVLNHTMPNRHILGDIGYMAQSDALYEALSGQENLEFFGQLKGLSKKDLKAEIAHIAQVVDLTDYLNKAVSGYSGGMKRRLSLAIALLGNPQLLILDEPTVGIDPSLRKKIWKELFALRDNGVGILVTTHVMDEAELTDKVGLLLGGKIIAFDTPQHLKDSYQVSSIEEVFLKAEGE; encoded by the coding sequence ATGAAAACATTACTACATTTACAAGATTTAGTAAAATCTTTTGACCATCAAATAGTTCTGAATCATGTCAGCTTTGAATTGCAGCCAGGAGAAATTATAGGATTAATTGGTCCGTCTGGTGCTGGTAAATCAACTATGATTAAGACTACGTTAGGAATGGAAAAGGCTGATGGAGGCGTAGCTTTAGTGTTAAATCACACTATGCCGAATCGCCATATTTTAGGAGATATTGGCTATATGGCCCAGTCAGATGCCTTATATGAGGCTTTGTCAGGTCAAGAAAATCTGGAATTTTTTGGTCAGCTAAAGGGGCTTTCTAAAAAAGACCTGAAGGCGGAAATAGCTCATATAGCTCAAGTAGTAGATCTGACAGACTACTTAAACAAGGCGGTATCTGGTTATTCTGGAGGAATGAAACGGCGTTTGTCACTGGCTATCGCGCTTTTAGGAAATCCTCAACTCTTGATTTTGGACGAACCGACAGTTGGAATCGACCCTTCTCTTCGAAAGAAAATCTGGAAAGAATTATTCGCGCTTAGAGACAATGGGGTAGGGATATTAGTTACTACCCATGTTATGGATGAAGCAGAGTTAACGGATAAGGTCGGCTTATTATTAGGTGGAAAAATCATTGCTTTTGATACACCGCAACACTTAAAAGATAGTTATCAAGTTTCAAGTATTGAAGAAGTATTTTTAAAAGCAGAAGGTGAGTAA
- a CDS encoding ABC transporter permease — MRTIAIAKKVIKELLRDKRTLALMFIAPVFIMWLMNLMFSASTTVNVKLATQDLPTGLVTKMDELDHVDVETYQDLDQAKEALANEKVDAVISYKNGEYQVDYANTDASKTTMTRQVLRTSIASEGTDQLVSRVKQALPQLDSDAKTPEIKESYQYGDENTSFFTSMIPVLIGFVVFFFVFLISGMALLKERTSGTLERLLATPVKRSEIVYGYMLSYGIIAIFQTAVVVLAAIWLLDVEVVGSILNVIIVNVVLALVALAFGILLSTLAKSEFQMMQFIPLVIMPQLFFSGIIPLSSMGEWALTVGKFLPLTYSGDAISQIILYGHNLGDILSNLGVLMIFLIILTILNIVGLRRYRKV, encoded by the coding sequence ATGAGAACAATAGCGATTGCAAAAAAAGTCATCAAAGAATTACTTCGTGACAAACGAACTCTAGCCCTGATGTTTATAGCACCTGTTTTTATCATGTGGTTGATGAACCTCATGTTTTCAGCTAGTACAACCGTGAATGTCAAGTTAGCAACACAGGATCTACCAACTGGTTTGGTAACGAAAATGGATGAGCTCGATCATGTGGACGTCGAGACTTATCAAGACTTAGATCAAGCCAAAGAAGCGCTAGCAAATGAAAAAGTCGATGCTGTGATTTCTTATAAAAACGGTGAGTATCAGGTCGACTACGCAAATACGGATGCTTCTAAAACAACTATGACACGACAAGTGTTACGAACGAGTATCGCCAGTGAAGGCACCGATCAGTTAGTATCTCGTGTTAAACAAGCTCTTCCACAATTGGACTCGGACGCAAAAACACCAGAAATCAAGGAGTCTTACCAGTATGGAGATGAAAATACAAGCTTCTTTACCAGCATGATTCCGGTTTTGATAGGTTTTGTAGTTTTCTTCTTTGTCTTTTTGATTTCAGGTATGGCGCTTTTGAAAGAGCGCACCAGTGGAACACTAGAACGTTTGTTAGCAACACCAGTGAAACGATCTGAAATCGTCTATGGCTATATGTTGTCTTACGGTATTATTGCGATTTTTCAAACGGCAGTTGTCGTTTTAGCAGCAATTTGGCTACTAGATGTAGAAGTTGTAGGAAGTATTTTAAATGTTATAATAGTTAATGTGGTACTGGCTCTTGTAGCACTAGCTTTTGGAATTCTCTTGTCTACTTTAGCAAAATCAGAATTCCAAATGATGCAATTTATTCCTCTCGTGATTATGCCCCAACTTTTTTTCTCAGGGATTATTCCATTGTCATCCATGGGAGAATGGGCTCTAACTGTGGGGAAATTTTTGCCATTAACCTATTCTGGTGATGCAATAAGCCAGATTATTCTTTACGGGCACAATCTTGGTGATATTTTGTCAAATCTTGGTGTTTTAATGATTTTCTTGATCATTTTAACAATTCTTAATATTGTTGGATTGCGTCGTTATCGTAAAGTTTAG
- a CDS encoding TetR/AcrR family transcriptional regulator gives MDKTVFESFEDYLEEANYPQGKKKIMQAAVDLISTRSYHGTSTLHIAERAGLSQATLFKYFKTKDDLLTAILHPVVPGIFGSFFEELLAFETTEERVRYLVHDRMSYLKKNRALMKIILQESFSNKKLKNEQIFIWNAIQDKLRVLHKELLADPRVNPELTIPQMVRICVGPLLAYFAQLYIVSDNGEIKEEDLDLLEKQILGGLWK, from the coding sequence ATGGATAAGACTGTTTTTGAATCGTTTGAAGATTACTTAGAAGAAGCGAATTACCCTCAAGGAAAGAAAAAAATCATGCAGGCAGCAGTGGATCTCATATCAACCAGGAGTTACCATGGGACCTCAACTCTTCACATAGCTGAGCGTGCTGGACTAAGCCAGGCAACTTTGTTTAAGTATTTTAAGACGAAGGATGATTTACTGACGGCTATTTTACATCCTGTAGTCCCAGGCATTTTTGGTAGTTTTTTTGAGGAACTCTTAGCTTTTGAAACGACAGAAGAGAGGGTTCGTTATCTCGTCCATGATCGTATGAGCTATCTCAAAAAAAATCGTGCTTTGATGAAAATCATTCTGCAGGAGAGTTTTTCAAATAAAAAACTAAAAAATGAACAGATTTTTATCTGGAATGCTATTCAAGATAAACTTCGAGTGCTTCATAAGGAATTGCTAGCAGATCCACGTGTAAATCCAGAGTTAACGATTCCTCAAATGGTTCGTATTTGTGTTGGCCCGTTGTTGGCTTACTTCGCTCAGCTTTATATCGTTAGTGACAACGGAGAAATAAAGGAAGAAGATCTAGACTTATTAGAAAAACAGATTTTAGGTGGTTTGTGGAAATAG
- a CDS encoding nucleoside phosphorylase: MIQKHAIPILEFDDNPQAVLMPTHEGLDLKLPKKCIYAFLEEEIDRYAQEVGAECVGEFVSATKTYPVYVINYKGEEICLAQAPVGSAPAAQFMDWLIGYGVEQIISTGTCGVLADIEENAFLVPVRALRDEGTSYHYVAPSRYMEMQTEAISAIEQVLEQRGIPYEEVMTWTTDGFYRETAEKVAYRKEEGCAVVEMECSALAAVAQLRGVVWGELLFTADSLADLDNYDSRDWGSEAFDKALELCLAIVHHM, translated from the coding sequence ATGATTCAGAAACATGCGATTCCCATTTTAGAGTTTGATGACAATCCCCAGGCGGTCCTTATGCCAACACATGAGGGGCTAGATTTAAAGTTGCCAAAGAAGTGCATCTATGCGTTTTTGGAGGAAGAGATTGACCGCTATGCTCAGGAAGTAGGGGCGGAGTGTGTTGGTGAGTTCGTTTCGGCCACCAAGACCTATCCTGTATATGTCATCAATTACAAGGGCGAGGAGATCTGTCTAGCCCAGGCGCCCGTGGGCTCTGCCCCAGCGGCCCAGTTTATGGATTGGTTGATTGGCTATGGTGTGGAGCAAATCATCTCCACTGGTACCTGTGGTGTCCTAGCCGATATAGAGGAAAATGCCTTTCTCGTCCCTGTTCGCGCTCTGCGAGATGAGGGAACCAGCTACCACTATGTAGCGCCTTCTCGTTATATGGAGATGCAGACTGAGGCTATCTCTGCCATTGAGCAAGTCTTGGAACAAAGAGGCATTCCTTACGAGGAAGTTATGACCTGGACGACAGATGGTTTTTACCGAGAGACGGCTGAAAAGGTTGCCTATCGCAAGGAAGAAGGCTGTGCTGTTGTGGAGATGGAGTGCTCTGCTCTTGCGGCAGTTGCCCAACTACGTGGTGTTGTCTGGGGGGAATTGCTCTTTACTGCAGATTCCCTGGCGGATCTAGATAACTACGACAGTCGTGACTGGGGCTCTGAAGCTTTTGATAAGGCACTCGAACTCTGTCTTGCCATTGTGCACCACATGTGA
- a CDS encoding TrkH family potassium uptake protein: MLFKSFLEKIKTTLGRLSPARRIFLSFALVIFLGSLLLSLPFVQAATSQATYFDHLFTTVSMVCVTGLFTLPVASTYNIWGQLICMILIQIGGLGLMTFIGIFYIQGKQKLSLRGRETIQESFSYGETQSLKDFIRSIFLTTFLVEGIGAFLLSFRFIPEFGWGRGVLTSIFLAVSAFCNAGFDNFGSTSLLAFQTDPLINLVIAGLIITGGLGFMVWFDLATQFGKKKKRRLRFHTKLVIFLTAGILLFGTVSTLVIEWNNPGTIGNLSVPEKLLVSFFQSVSMRTAGFASIDYTQARPVTLFIYILQMFLGGAPGGTAGGLKITTFFVLLVFARSELLGLPHANVARRTIEPRTVQKSFSVFIIFLLTFLLGLILLGITAEGNPRFIYLMFETISALATVGVTANLTPELGKIALSIVMLLMFIGRIGPLTLLVSVAEYQPDKKDTIHYMKADITIG, translated from the coding sequence ATGTTATTCAAATCTTTTTTGGAAAAAATAAAGACGACACTGGGACGGTTATCACCAGCCCGTCGCATCTTTTTAAGTTTTGCCTTAGTTATCTTCCTGGGTTCGCTCCTTTTAAGCCTTCCCTTTGTGCAAGCAGCAACGTCACAAGCGACCTACTTTGACCATCTCTTTACGACCGTGTCCATGGTCTGTGTGACAGGGCTTTTTACTCTGCCAGTGGCTTCTACCTACAATATCTGGGGCCAGTTAATCTGTATGATTTTGATCCAGATTGGTGGTTTGGGGCTCATGACCTTTATCGGAATCTTTTATATCCAAGGTAAGCAAAAGCTCAGTCTTCGTGGCCGGGAGACCATTCAAGAAAGTTTCAGTTATGGAGAAACCCAGTCTTTAAAGGATTTCATCCGCTCGATCTTTCTGACGACTTTTCTGGTGGAAGGGATTGGTGCCTTTCTCCTGAGTTTTCGCTTTATTCCTGAATTTGGCTGGGGACGAGGGGTGTTAACCTCTATCTTTTTGGCTGTTTCAGCCTTCTGTAATGCTGGATTTGATAATTTTGGAAGTACGAGTTTGCTAGCCTTTCAAACGGATCCCTTGATCAATCTAGTGATTGCAGGTTTGATTATCACGGGTGGTCTAGGATTTATGGTCTGGTTTGACCTAGCGACCCAGTTTGGGAAGAAGAAAAAACGCCGCCTGCGTTTCCATACCAAGTTGGTTATCTTTTTAACGGCGGGAATTTTACTCTTTGGAACCGTATCGACTTTGGTAATCGAGTGGAACAATCCTGGAACGATTGGAAATCTCAGCGTCCCAGAGAAACTGCTGGTTAGTTTCTTCCAGAGCGTCAGCATGAGAACGGCAGGCTTTGCTTCCATTGACTATACCCAGGCTCGACCGGTGACCTTGTTCATCTATATCCTACAGATGTTTCTAGGAGGGGCGCCTGGAGGGACAGCAGGGGGGCTCAAGATTACGACCTTCTTTGTCCTGTTGGTCTTTGCTCGTAGCGAACTATTGGGCTTGCCTCATGCCAATGTGGCTCGGAGGACCATTGAACCCCGAACCGTACAAAAGTCTTTCAGTGTCTTTATTATCTTCTTGCTGACCTTCTTGCTGGGCTTGATCCTGCTAGGGATAACAGCAGAGGGAAATCCGCGCTTCATCTACCTCATGTTTGAGACCATTTCAGCCCTTGCGACAGTTGGGGTGACGGCAAATTTAACACCAGAGCTAGGCAAGATAGCCCTCAGCATCGTTATGTTGCTGATGTTTATCGGTCGTATTGGTCCCTTGACACTACTGGTCAGTGTAGCAGAATACCAGCCAGACAAGAAAGATACGATTCACTATATGAAAGCAGATATCACCATTGGGTAA
- a CDS encoding potassium channel family protein → MSDRTIGILGLGIFGSSVLAALAKHDMNIIAIDDHEERINQFEPVLARGVVGDITDEELLLSAGIDTCDTVVVATGENLESSVLAVMHCKSLGVPTVIAKVKSHTAKKVLEKIGADAVISPEYEMGRSLAQTILFHNSVDVFQLDKNVSIVEMKIPQSWVGKSLSQLDLRGRYNLNVLGFRSYENAPLDVQFGPNDLLQADAYIMAVINNQHLDTLAELSE, encoded by the coding sequence ATGTCAGATCGGACAATTGGAATTTTAGGCTTGGGAATTTTTGGGAGCAGTGTTTTGGCAGCCCTAGCCAAGCATGACATGAATATTATCGCTATTGATGACCACGAGGAACGCATTAATCAATTTGAACCAGTGCTGGCGCGTGGGGTAGTTGGAGATATCACGGATGAGGAACTCCTTCTATCAGCGGGGATTGACACCTGTGATACCGTAGTTGTCGCAACGGGTGAAAATCTGGAGTCCAGTGTTCTCGCGGTTATGCACTGCAAAAGTCTAGGAGTGCCGACCGTCATTGCCAAGGTCAAAAGTCACACAGCTAAAAAGGTTCTAGAAAAAATTGGCGCGGACGCAGTCATCTCACCAGAGTATGAAATGGGGCGCTCATTGGCACAGACCATCCTCTTTCATAACAGTGTAGACGTCTTTCAGCTGGACAAGAATGTATCGATTGTCGAGATGAAAATCCCTCAATCGTGGGTAGGTAAAAGCCTCAGTCAGTTGGATTTACGTGGGCGATACAACCTCAACGTACTTGGCTTTCGTTCCTACGAAAATGCTCCTCTGGATGTCCAATTCGGACCCAATGACCTCTTGCAGGCAGATGCCTACATCATGGCCGTCATTAATAACCAACATTTGGACACCTTGGCAGAGCTAAGTGAGTAG
- a CDS encoding SSURE domain-containing protein: MKFNPNQRYTRWSIRRLSVGVASVVVASGFFVLVGQPSSARADIVNPTPAQVVPDATSVSEKSDLPAEILKKAVDVALPSEQSIPTPKASVDTTSSSEKADATAKEPAVAPKEEVQAQPDSKKQTEDAVKPVESPAPTVSGQDREASEAQAATTPAEVQKGVADNTKDTVDVPASYLDKANFPGPFTAGVNQVIPYEFFAGDGMLTRLILKASDKAPWSDNGTAKNPALPPVEKLGKGLYFYEVDLAGTQGKSDKELLDLLKQNGTQSYKATIKVYGAKDGKPDLTNLVATKDLTVNLNGLTTPNQVKESVVNNVKDMIDVPASYLEKAKVPGPFLAGVNQVIPYEAFGGDGMLTRLLLKASDKAPWSDNGTAKNPALLPLEGLAKGQYFYEVDLNGNTVGKDGQALLDQLRANGTHTYLATVKVYGSKDGKPDLTNLIATRQVTIRLRGKEMATTPSQQGQMNTKPSETASTGTTEGMMGTNHHMSDMKVDQPASSPMANMMKKDDKAMLPNTGEAKTATAGLGIFGLALAGLVGLLGLTTKRED; this comes from the coding sequence ATGAAATTCAATCCAAATCAGAGATATACTCGTTGGTCTATTCGCCGTCTCAGTGTCGGTGTTGCTTCAGTTGTTGTGGCTAGTGGCTTCTTTGTCCTAGTCGGTCAACCAAGTTCTGCACGCGCTGATATCGTCAATCCGACTCCTGCCCAAGTCGTGCCAGACGCAACTTCGGTGAGTGAAAAGAGCGACTTACCAGCAGAGATTCTCAAAAAAGCAGTCGATGTAGCTCTTCCTTCAGAACAGTCTATTCCAACACCTAAAGCAAGTGTGGATACGACAAGCTCTTCAGAAAAAGCGGACGCAACTGCTAAAGAGCCGGCAGTAGCGCCAAAAGAAGAAGTACAAGCACAACCTGACTCTAAGAAACAAACAGAAGATGCAGTTAAACCTGTGGAAAGTCCTGCGCCTACAGTTTCTGGACAAGACCGTGAAGCTAGTGAAGCGCAAGCAGCGACCACCCCAGCTGAAGTACAAAAAGGTGTGGCTGACAATACAAAAGATACAGTAGATGTCCCAGCTAGCTACCTTGACAAAGCCAATTTCCCAGGACCATTTACAGCTGGTGTCAACCAAGTCATTCCATATGAATTCTTCGCTGGAGATGGCATGTTGACTCGCCTGATCTTGAAAGCTTCTGATAAGGCTCCATGGTCAGACAACGGAACAGCTAAAAATCCCGCTCTCCCACCAGTAGAAAAATTGGGCAAAGGCCTTTACTTCTATGAAGTGGATTTAGCAGGTACCCAAGGCAAATCTGACAAGGAACTACTTGACCTCTTGAAACAAAATGGTACACAAAGCTATAAAGCTACTATCAAGGTGTACGGTGCGAAAGACGGCAAGCCTGACTTAACTAATCTGGTAGCAACTAAAGATTTGACTGTTAATTTGAATGGCTTGACCACACCAAATCAGGTCAAAGAGTCTGTTGTTAACAATGTCAAAGACATGATTGATGTTCCAGCTAGCTACCTTGAAAAGGCTAAGGTTCCTGGACCTTTCTTGGCCGGCGTCAACCAAGTTATTCCATACGAAGCTTTTGGTGGAGATGGCATGTTGACTCGCCTCTTGTTAAAAGCATCAGACAAAGCCCCATGGTCAGACAACGGAACAGCTAAAAATCCTGCTCTATTGCCACTTGAAGGCTTAGCTAAAGGCCAATATTTCTACGAAGTGGATTTGAATGGCAATACGGTTGGCAAAGATGGTCAGGCCTTGCTGGATCAACTTCGAGCTAACGGAACCCATACATACCTAGCTACTGTTAAAGTCTATGGATCTAAAGATGGCAAACCTGATTTGACCAATCTGATTGCTACTCGTCAAGTAACGATTCGACTTCGTGGAAAAGAAATGGCGACAACACCATCTCAACAAGGTCAGATGAATACGAAGCCTTCTGAAACAGCCTCTACAGGTACGACTGAGGGTATGATGGGTACAAATCACCATATGTCAGATATGAAAGTAGATCAACCAGCTTCTAGCCCAATGGCTAATATGATGAAAAAAGATGATAAAGCGATGTTACCAAATACTGGGGAAGCTAAAACAGCTACAGCTGGCCTTGGTATCTTTGGTCTAGCCTTGGCAGGGCTTGTTGGACTTTTGGGTTTGACAACCAAACGAGAAGATTAA
- a CDS encoding response regulator transcription factor: MKKTILLVDDEIDILDIQNRYLIQAGYDVLVAHDGKEGLELFRKKSIDLIITDIMMPNMDGYDFISEVQYIAPDQPFLFTTAKTSEQDKIYGLSLGADDFIVKPFSPRELVLRVNNILRRLSRGGETEQIEFGDLVINHVTHEVRIGEQPLELTVKSFELLWILASNPERVFSKTELYEKVWQEDYVDDTNTLNVHIHALRQELTKYTNSNAPAIKTVWGLGYKMERPRGRK, translated from the coding sequence ATGAAAAAGACAATTTTGCTGGTTGATGATGAGATAGATATTCTAGATATTCAAAACCGCTATCTTATACAGGCAGGTTACGATGTTTTGGTCGCCCATGATGGTAAGGAGGGATTAGAACTTTTCAGAAAAAAATCTATCGACCTCATTATCACAGATATCATGATGCCCAATATGGATGGTTATGATTTTATCAGTGAAGTTCAGTATATCGCTCCGGATCAACCCTTCCTCTTTACAACTGCTAAGACAAGCGAACAGGATAAGATTTATGGGTTAAGTTTGGGGGCAGATGATTTTATAGTCAAACCCTTTAGCCCACGCGAATTGGTTTTAAGAGTGAATAATATCTTGCGTCGCCTTAGCCGTGGAGGAGAGACAGAACAGATCGAGTTTGGAGACTTGGTAATCAACCATGTGACTCATGAGGTTCGCATTGGGGAGCAACCTTTGGAATTGACAGTAAAATCCTTTGAACTTCTATGGATATTGGCCAGCAATCCCGAGAGAGTCTTTTCAAAGACGGAACTTTACGAGAAGGTATGGCAAGAGGACTATGTGGATGATACCAATACACTCAATGTTCATATCCATGCTTTGAGGCAAGAGTTGACCAAGTATACGAATTCAAATGCTCCCGCTATCAAAACTGTCTGGGGTTTGGGCTATAAGATGGAAAGACCAAGAGGTAGAAAATGA
- a CDS encoding sensor histidine kinase translates to MKLKNYILVGYLVSTLLTILVVFWAVQRMLIEKSEVYFLVGMTLIASFIGAAVSIFLLSPVFSSLKHLKKQAQDIASKDFSTEIETKGPLEFQELGQAFNDMSHNLQATFQSLDESEQEKRMMIAQLSHDIKTPITSIQVTVEGILDGVIKEEERLHYLATIGRQTERLNKLVEELDVLTLNTQPQDTADEEVEEVFLDQLLIESMSEFQLQIEQEERDVYIQVSPESAKIKSHSDKLSRILVNLLNNAFKYSEPGTRIEVLAQLTEQELTISVKDEGQGIHPEDLEKIFKRLYRVETSRNMKTGGHGLGLAIARELAHQLGGEITAESQYGLGSKFTFSLNLK, encoded by the coding sequence ATGAAATTAAAAAACTATATTTTAGTGGGGTATCTAGTGTCGACTCTACTAACGATTTTGGTCGTTTTCTGGGCAGTCCAACGGATGTTGATTGAGAAAAGTGAAGTTTACTTTCTAGTTGGAATGACCTTGATTGCTAGTTTCATTGGCGCTGCAGTGAGCATCTTTCTTTTGTCACCAGTGTTCTCTTCTCTGAAACATTTGAAAAAACAAGCTCAGGATATAGCAAGCAAGGATTTCAGCACAGAAATTGAAACCAAGGGCCCATTAGAATTTCAAGAGCTGGGCCAGGCTTTTAATGACATGTCTCACAATTTGCAGGCTACCTTTCAATCACTTGATGAGAGCGAGCAAGAAAAGAGAATGATGATTGCGCAGCTCTCTCACGATATTAAAACTCCCATTACCTCCATTCAGGTTACTGTGGAGGGAATTCTAGATGGAGTGATTAAGGAAGAGGAGCGGCTCCACTACTTAGCCACGATTGGTCGGCAAACTGAGCGTCTAAATAAGCTAGTGGAGGAATTGGATGTTTTGACTCTTAACACACAACCTCAAGATACTGCTGATGAAGAAGTCGAAGAGGTCTTTTTAGATCAGCTGTTGATTGAGTCAATGAGTGAATTTCAACTCCAGATTGAACAAGAGGAGCGGGATGTTTACATTCAAGTATCACCTGAGTCAGCGAAAATCAAGAGCCATTCTGACAAACTTTCTCGTATTCTGGTCAATTTGTTAAACAATGCCTTTAAATATTCAGAACCAGGAACCAGAATCGAGGTTCTTGCCCAATTAACAGAACAAGAGCTGACAATCAGTGTGAAAGACGAGGGTCAGGGGATTCATCCTGAGGATTTGGAAAAGATCTTTAAACGACTTTATCGTGTAGAAACTTCGCGCAATATGAAGACAGGTGGACATGGCTTAGGTCTTGCGATTGCACGCGAACTAGCCCATCAGCTTGGTGGCGAAATCACAGCAGAAAGTCAGTATGGCTTAGGAAGCAAGTTTACATTCAGCCTCAATTTGAAATAA
- the rpsD gene encoding 30S ribosomal protein S4 produces the protein MSRYTGPSWKQARRLGLSLTGTGKELARRNYVPGQHGPNNRSKLSEYGLQLAEKQKLRFTYGVGEKQFRNLFVQATKIKGGILGFNFMLLLERRLDNVVYRLGLATTRRQARQFVNHGHILVDGKRVDIPSYRVTPGQVISVREKSLKVPAILEAVEATLGRPAFVSFDAEKLEGSLTRLPERDEINPEINEALVVEFYNKML, from the coding sequence ATGTCACGTTATACAGGACCATCTTGGAAACAAGCTCGTCGCCTTGGCCTTTCACTTACAGGTACAGGTAAAGAATTGGCACGTCGTAACTACGTACCAGGACAACACGGACCAAACAACCGTTCTAAATTGTCAGAATACGGTTTGCAATTGGCTGAAAAACAAAAACTTCGTTTCACTTACGGTGTAGGTGAAAAACAATTCCGTAACTTGTTCGTACAAGCTACAAAAATCAAAGGCGGAATCCTAGGTTTCAACTTCATGCTTCTTTTGGAACGTCGTTTGGATAACGTTGTTTACCGTCTTGGCCTTGCGACTACTCGTCGTCAAGCTCGTCAATTCGTAAACCACGGTCACATCCTTGTTGACGGAAAACGCGTTGATATCCCATCATACCGCGTAACTCCAGGTCAAGTGATCTCAGTTCGTGAAAAATCATTGAAAGTTCCAGCAATCCTTGAAGCAGTAGAAGCTACTCTTGGACGCCCAGCATTCGTATCATTCGACGCTGAAAAATTGGAAGGTTCATTGACTCGCTTGCCAGAACGCGACGAAATCAACCCAGAAATCAACGAAGCACTTGTCGTTGAATTCTACAACAAAATGCTTTAA